From Salinicoccus roseus, the proteins below share one genomic window:
- the rpoB gene encoding DNA-directed RNA polymerase subunit beta produces the protein MSQLIQYGRHAKRRSYARIEEKLDLPNLIEIQTKSYEWFLQTGLIEMFKDISPVEDFTGNMSLEFVGYKLGEPKYDEEEAKNHDATYSAPLRVKVRLVIKETGEVKEQEVFMGDFPLMTDTGTFIINGAERVIVSQLVRSPSVYYSEKMDKNGKASFGATVIPNRGAWLEYEIDAKDIVYVRIDRTRKLPMTVLLRALGFSTDQEIINLLGDSEHLRNTLEKDTTETVDQALLEIYERLRPGEPPTVENARNLLYSRFFDPKRYDLASVGRYKMNKKLHLKNRLFNQVLAEPIVDKETGEIVAETGTTVDRRTLDSIMDVLEANANLETFRLENGLLDEPIEIQSIKVEAPNQEEGTTTVIGNAFPDVEVKSITPSDIIASMSYFFNLIEGVGHTDDIDHLGNRRLRSVGELLQNQFRIGLSRMERVVRERMSIQDTESITPQQLINIRPVIASIKEFFGSSQLSQFMDQTNPLAELTHKRRLSALGPGGLTRERAGMEVRDVHYSHYGRMCPIETPEGPNIGLINSLSSFARVNEFGFIETPYRRVDPETNRVTGHIDYLTADEEDSYVVAQANALLNEDGSFVRDEIVCRFRGNNTKMARERMDYMDVSPKQVVSAATACIPFLENDDSNRALMGANMQRQAVPLLIPQSPDIGTGMEHVAARDSGAAIVARYKGRVEHVEAKEIHIRRIEEENGKEVETEKDIYRLSKFIRSNSGTCYNQKPIVAKGDVVTKGEILADGPSMDNGEMALGQNVVVGFMTWDGYNYEDAVIMSERLVKDDVYTSIHIEEYESESRDTKLGPEEITRDIPNVSDNALKKLDDRGIVHIGAEVKDGDILVGKVTPKGVTELTAEERLLHAIFGEKAREVRDTSLRVPHGAGGIVLDVKVFNREDGDELSPGVNQLVRVYIVQKRKISVGDKMCGRHGNKGVISRILPEEDMPYMPDGTPIDIMLNPLGVPSRMNIGQVLELHLGMAARAMGLKMASPVFDGANEEDVWETMAEAGLARDGKTVLYDGRTGDPFENRISVGVMYMLKLAHMVDDKLHARSTGPYSLVTQQPLGGKAQFGGQRFGEMEVWALEAYGAAYTLQEILTVKSDDTVGRVKTYEAIVKGENVPKPGVPESFRVLMKELQSLGLDVNILDDQDEEVEMRDTEEDDASNQMNLSEKTSAATEDVTE, from the coding sequence ATGAGTCAATTGATTCAATATGGAAGACACGCTAAACGCAGAAGCTATGCACGTATCGAAGAGAAATTGGATTTGCCGAACCTGATCGAAATCCAGACGAAATCCTATGAATGGTTCCTACAGACGGGTCTGATCGAAATGTTCAAGGACATTTCACCGGTCGAGGACTTCACTGGCAACATGTCACTGGAATTTGTGGGTTATAAGCTTGGCGAGCCCAAGTACGATGAAGAAGAGGCAAAGAACCATGATGCAACATATTCTGCACCGTTGCGTGTAAAAGTACGCCTTGTCATCAAGGAAACGGGCGAAGTCAAGGAACAGGAAGTATTCATGGGCGACTTCCCGCTGATGACGGATACAGGTACTTTCATTATCAATGGCGCAGAGCGTGTAATCGTATCACAGCTTGTCAGAAGTCCATCCGTATACTATTCGGAAAAAATGGACAAAAACGGCAAAGCGAGCTTTGGGGCGACGGTGATTCCCAACCGTGGTGCATGGCTCGAATACGAGATCGATGCTAAAGATATAGTTTACGTAAGAATAGACCGTACGCGCAAGCTGCCGATGACGGTACTGCTCAGGGCGCTCGGATTTTCTACAGACCAGGAAATCATAAACCTTCTCGGTGACAGTGAACATCTCAGGAATACACTGGAGAAGGATACGACAGAAACAGTGGATCAGGCACTCCTAGAAATATACGAACGACTTCGCCCAGGCGAACCGCCGACAGTTGAGAATGCGAGAAATCTCCTCTACTCACGGTTCTTTGATCCGAAGCGTTATGATCTCGCGAGTGTTGGACGCTACAAGATGAATAAGAAGCTCCACCTTAAAAACCGTCTGTTCAACCAAGTGCTCGCTGAGCCTATCGTGGACAAGGAAACGGGCGAAATCGTAGCGGAAACAGGGACGACCGTCGACAGGCGCACATTGGACAGCATCATGGATGTGCTTGAAGCCAATGCAAACCTTGAAACATTCCGCCTTGAGAATGGACTTCTGGATGAACCGATTGAAATCCAGTCCATCAAAGTGGAAGCGCCGAACCAGGAAGAGGGTACAACGACAGTGATCGGCAATGCCTTCCCGGATGTGGAAGTGAAGTCCATCACACCGTCCGACATCATCGCCTCCATGAGCTACTTCTTCAACCTGATTGAAGGTGTGGGCCATACAGATGATATCGACCACCTCGGAAACCGTCGCCTGCGTTCCGTCGGTGAACTCCTGCAGAACCAGTTCAGAATCGGCCTTTCCCGTATGGAGCGTGTAGTAAGGGAGCGCATGTCGATTCAGGATACGGAATCCATCACACCACAGCAGCTCATCAATATCCGTCCTGTGATCGCATCCATAAAAGAGTTCTTCGGAAGCTCACAGCTTTCCCAGTTCATGGACCAGACGAACCCGCTTGCAGAGCTGACACATAAAAGACGTCTGTCTGCGCTTGGGCCCGGCGGTCTGACGCGTGAACGTGCGGGCATGGAAGTGCGGGACGTACACTATTCCCACTACGGCCGCATGTGTCCGATCGAGACGCCGGAGGGCCCGAACATCGGTCTGATCAACTCACTCTCGAGCTTTGCCAGGGTGAATGAATTCGGCTTCATCGAAACACCATATAGAAGAGTGGATCCGGAAACGAACCGTGTAACGGGCCATATCGACTACCTTACTGCCGATGAGGAAGACAGCTATGTCGTGGCTCAGGCCAACGCCCTGCTGAATGAGGACGGGTCATTCGTCAGAGATGAGATCGTATGCCGTTTCCGCGGCAACAACACGAAGATGGCAAGAGAGCGCATGGACTACATGGATGTTTCTCCAAAACAGGTCGTCTCTGCTGCGACGGCATGTATCCCATTCCTTGAAAATGATGACTCCAACCGTGCATTGATGGGTGCGAACATGCAGCGTCAGGCAGTACCGCTCCTCATCCCTCAGTCTCCTGATATCGGTACAGGCATGGAACACGTGGCTGCCCGCGACTCCGGTGCTGCGATAGTTGCACGCTATAAGGGCCGTGTGGAACATGTGGAAGCGAAGGAAATCCACATCCGCCGCATCGAGGAGGAGAATGGCAAGGAAGTCGAAACGGAAAAGGATATCTACAGGTTGTCCAAATTCATCCGTTCCAACTCCGGTACATGCTACAACCAGAAACCGATCGTTGCGAAAGGTGATGTGGTCACCAAGGGTGAGATTCTTGCAGATGGACCATCCATGGACAATGGCGAGATGGCTCTTGGACAGAACGTCGTCGTCGGTTTCATGACATGGGACGGCTACAACTATGAGGATGCCGTAATCATGAGTGAACGCCTTGTCAAAGATGATGTCTATACATCCATCCACATCGAAGAGTATGAGTCCGAATCCAGGGACACCAAGCTCGGACCTGAAGAAATCACAAGGGATATTCCGAACGTCTCCGATAACGCACTCAAGAAGCTCGATGACCGTGGCATCGTCCACATTGGCGCAGAAGTCAAGGATGGCGACATCCTCGTCGGTAAAGTGACGCCGAAAGGTGTTACGGAGCTGACGGCGGAAGAACGCCTCCTGCATGCGATATTCGGTGAGAAGGCACGTGAAGTCCGCGATACTTCACTGCGTGTACCGCACGGTGCCGGCGGCATCGTCCTTGATGTCAAAGTGTTCAACCGTGAAGATGGCGATGAGCTGTCCCCGGGTGTCAACCAGCTCGTGCGTGTCTACATCGTCCAGAAGCGTAAGATCAGCGTAGGGGACAAGATGTGTGGACGTCACGGAAACAAGGGTGTAATCTCCAGAATTCTTCCGGAAGAGGACATGCCTTATATGCCTGACGGCACGCCAATCGACATCATGCTCAACCCGCTTGGGGTACCTTCCCGTATGAACATCGGACAGGTGCTTGAACTCCACCTTGGCATGGCGGCCCGTGCGATGGGTCTGAAGATGGCGTCACCGGTATTCGATGGTGCCAACGAAGAAGACGTGTGGGAGACGATGGCTGAAGCCGGCCTTGCACGCGATGGCAAGACCGTCCTTTATGATGGACGCACAGGCGATCCGTTCGAAAACCGCATCTCCGTAGGCGTCATGTACATGCTCAAACTCGCCCACATGGTCGACGATAAGCTTCACGCAAGAAGTACCGGACCGTATTCCCTCGTTACACAGCAGCCACTTGGTGGTAAGGCCCAATTCGGTGGCCAGCGTTTCGGGGAAATGGAAGTCTGGGCACTGGAAGCCTATGGTGCCGCCTATACCCTGCAGGAAATCCTGACGGTCAAGTCGGATGATACTGTAGGACGTGTGAAGACTTACGAAGCGATTGTAAAAGGTGAGAACGTCCCTAAACCTGGCGTCCCTGAATCATTCCGCGTATTGATGAAGGAACTCCAGAGTCTTGGCCTCGACGTCAACATCCTCGATGATCAGGACGAAGAAGTCGAGATGCGTGATACTGAAGAGGATGATGCATCCAATCAGATGAATTTGAGCGAGAAGACAAGCGCTGCAACTGAAGATGTCACTGAATGA
- a CDS encoding class I SAM-dependent methyltransferase: MSHYFTGDNTEHEYREIKFNYRDRVYRFKTDRGVFSRDRIDYGSSVLIDAVVHDTSISEGGVFVDMGAGYGPIGTVLGDVLGAKPIMVEVNSDALMLCRANAEQNGVEAEVKDRVEYDAMEFAEPPALYVTNPPFRAGKPVVLEMIEDAHRKLGSGGSFYMVVQKKQGMPSYRKAVEKLFGNSEIVVKDKGYHVLKGVKMQKPDV, from the coding sequence ATGAGCCATTATTTTACTGGTGATAATACAGAACATGAATATAGGGAAATCAAATTCAACTACAGAGACAGGGTCTATCGCTTCAAGACCGACCGCGGCGTCTTTTCGAGGGACCGCATCGACTATGGCTCGTCTGTTCTGATTGATGCCGTCGTCCATGACACCAGCATCTCAGAAGGCGGTGTCTTCGTAGACATGGGTGCAGGGTACGGCCCGATTGGAACTGTTCTTGGTGATGTGCTCGGAGCAAAGCCAATCATGGTCGAAGTGAATTCCGACGCGCTTATGCTGTGCCGTGCGAATGCAGAGCAGAATGGTGTTGAAGCCGAAGTGAAGGATCGTGTGGAATATGATGCGATGGAATTTGCAGAGCCTCCGGCGCTCTATGTGACAAATCCCCCTTTCCGTGCGGGGAAGCCGGTGGTGTTGGAGATGATTGAAGACGCCCATAGGAAGCTTGGCTCAGGAGGATCCTTCTATATGGTTGTCCAGAAAAAGCAGGGCATGCCGTCATATAGGAAAGCGGTCGAGAAGCTTTTCGGGAATTCCGAAATCGTCGTCAAGGACAAAGGCTATCATGTGCTGAAGGGCGTCAAAATGCAGAAGCCCGATGTTTGA
- the rplL gene encoding 50S ribosomal protein L7/L12, translated as MMSQEQIIEAIKEMSVLELNDLVKAIEEEFGVTAAAPVAAAGAGGGEAAAEEQTEFDVELTDAGSSKIKVIKVVREATGLGLKEAKAVVDGAPKVVKEGLSKEEAEELKSQLEEVGAGVELK; from the coding sequence ATAATGTCTCAAGAACAAATCATTGAAGCAATAAAAGAAATGTCCGTACTTGAACTCAACGACCTTGTTAAAGCAATTGAAGAAGAATTCGGCGTAACAGCTGCAGCTCCAGTAGCAGCAGCAGGCGCAGGCGGCGGAGAAGCAGCTGCTGAAGAGCAGACTGAATTCGACGTTGAACTTACAGACGCTGGATCTTCCAAAATCAAAGTCATCAAAGTTGTTCGTGAAGCAACTGGTCTCGGACTCAAAGAAGCGAAAGCAGTCGTTGACGGCGCACCTAAAGTTGTCAAAGAAGGCCTTTCCAAAGAAGAAGCTGAAGAACTCAAATCCCAGCTTGAAGAAGTTGGCGCTGGCGTAGAACTTAAATAA
- the rplJ gene encoding 50S ribosomal protein L10 has product MSNVIEAKKQHVDVISDQLKNSVSTVLVDYRGLSVSEMTELRKQLREAGVEFKVYKNTMTRRAAEKAELAEINEFLTGPNALAFSNEDVIAPAKIINNFAKEHEALEIKAGIIEGTFTPAEDVKAIAALPGKEGLVSMLLSVLQAPVRNFAYAVKAVGEEKENEEA; this is encoded by the coding sequence ATGTCAAATGTGATTGAAGCTAAAAAGCAGCACGTGGATGTCATTTCCGACCAGCTCAAGAACTCTGTATCTACAGTGCTTGTAGACTACCGTGGCCTGTCTGTATCTGAAATGACTGAACTGCGCAAGCAGCTTCGTGAAGCAGGCGTCGAATTCAAAGTCTACAAGAACACGATGACGCGCCGCGCAGCTGAAAAGGCTGAACTTGCTGAAATCAATGAGTTCCTCACTGGTCCAAACGCGCTTGCATTTTCAAACGAAGATGTAATCGCCCCAGCGAAGATCATCAACAATTTCGCGAAGGAACATGAAGCTTTGGAAATCAAAGCGGGCATCATCGAAGGAACATTCACGCCGGCAGAAGATGTCAAGGCGATTGCAGCGCTTCCAGGCAAAGAAGGCCTTGTTTCCATGCTGCTCTCTGTACTTCAGGCTCCAGTACGCAACTTCGCCTATGCAGTTAAAGCAGTCGGTGAAGAGAAAGAAAACGAAGAAGCCTAA
- the rplA gene encoding 50S ribosomal protein L1: MAKRSKKYQAALEKFDQNASYSVEEAVKLAKETSTVNFDASVEVAFRLGIDTRKNDQQIRGAIVLPHGTGKSQRVLVFAKGDKAKEAEAAGADYVGEQDYIQKINNGWFDFDVIVATPDMMGEVGKLGRVLGPKGLMPNPKTGTVTMDVTKAVEEIKAGKVEYRAEKSGIVHAAIGKVSFDDEKLADNFRTLADALTKAKPASSKGTYFKSVALSSTMGPGVKVDLNEVRI; the protein is encoded by the coding sequence ATGGCTAAGAGAAGTAAAAAGTATCAGGCTGCTCTCGAGAAGTTTGATCAAAATGCGTCTTACAGCGTAGAAGAAGCAGTCAAACTTGCCAAAGAGACAAGTACTGTAAATTTCGATGCTTCTGTAGAAGTAGCATTCCGCCTGGGTATTGATACGCGTAAAAACGATCAGCAGATCCGTGGAGCAATCGTACTGCCGCACGGTACTGGCAAGTCACAGCGTGTATTGGTATTCGCTAAGGGCGACAAGGCGAAAGAAGCAGAAGCAGCAGGTGCAGACTACGTAGGAGAACAGGACTACATCCAGAAGATCAATAATGGATGGTTCGACTTCGACGTTATCGTAGCGACACCGGACATGATGGGTGAGGTCGGCAAGCTCGGCCGTGTGCTCGGACCAAAAGGTCTCATGCCGAACCCTAAAACAGGCACTGTAACAATGGATGTTACTAAAGCCGTTGAAGAGATCAAAGCAGGTAAAGTTGAATACCGTGCAGAAAAATCCGGTATCGTCCATGCAGCGATCGGCAAAGTTTCCTTCGATGATGAGAAGCTCGCCGACAACTTCAGGACGCTTGCGGATGCACTCACGAAAGCGAAACCGGCTTCTTCAAAAGGTACCTACTTCAAATCCGTGGCACTGTCTTCAACAATGGGACCTGGTGTCAAAGTTGATCTGAACGAAGTGAGGATCTAA
- the rplK gene encoding 50S ribosomal protein L11, whose translation MAKKVINVVKLQIPAGKANPAPPVGPALGQAGVNIMGFCKEFNARTQEQAGLIIPVEISVFEDRSFTFITKTPPAAVLLKKAANTEKGSGEPNKNKVATVTEAQVREIAETKMEDLNAADVEAAMRMVEGTARSMGFSVEK comes from the coding sequence GTGGCTAAAAAAGTAATCAACGTAGTAAAATTGCAGATTCCTGCAGGTAAAGCGAACCCGGCACCACCGGTAGGTCCGGCACTAGGTCAAGCGGGCGTAAACATCATGGGATTCTGTAAAGAATTCAATGCACGTACACAGGAACAGGCTGGTCTCATCATTCCGGTTGAAATTTCCGTATTCGAGGACCGTTCCTTCACATTCATTACGAAGACTCCACCAGCAGCCGTTCTTCTGAAGAAAGCTGCCAACACTGAAAAAGGTTCAGGCGAACCGAACAAGAATAAAGTGGCGACAGTAACTGAAGCGCAAGTACGTGAAATTGCTGAAACTAAAATGGAAGACCTTAATGCAGCAGACGTGGAAGCGGCTATGCGTATGGTCGAAGGTACAGCAAGAAGCATGGGCTTCTCTGTAGAGAAATAA
- the nusG gene encoding transcription termination/antitermination protein NusG: MSGEKNWYAVHTYSGYENKVKANLEARLESMNMQDQIFRVIIPEEEETTVKDGKRKTAMKKTFPGYVLVELVMTDESWYIVRNTPGVTGFVGSQGAGSKPNPLLPEEVKFILRSMGMAERTVDFEVEVGESVNIVDGPFKNQTGEIRSIDEEHYKLTVLVEMFGRDTPVEVEFDQIEKL; the protein is encoded by the coding sequence ATGTCTGGAGAAAAGAACTGGTATGCTGTGCACACCTATTCCGGATATGAAAATAAAGTAAAAGCAAATCTCGAGGCGCGTCTCGAATCGATGAATATGCAGGATCAGATCTTCCGCGTCATTATTCCAGAAGAGGAAGAGACGACCGTCAAGGACGGCAAGCGCAAGACTGCCATGAAAAAGACGTTCCCGGGCTACGTGCTGGTGGAACTGGTCATGACTGACGAATCATGGTACATCGTGCGGAACACTCCAGGCGTCACCGGCTTTGTCGGCTCGCAGGGAGCAGGCAGCAAGCCGAACCCGCTGCTTCCAGAGGAAGTCAAATTCATCCTGAGATCCATGGGCATGGCAGAGCGTACAGTCGATTTCGAAGTTGAAGTCGGCGAATCCGTCAATATCGTTGATGGGCCGTTCAAGAACCAGACCGGGGAAATCCGTTCCATCGACGAGGAGCACTACAAGCTCACGGTACTTGTCGAGATGTTCGGTCGGGATACGCCTGTGGAGGTCGAATTCGACCAAATCGAGAAATTGTAA
- the secE gene encoding preprotein translocase subunit SecE, which produces MANDKNFLQNVVSEMKKVSWPTGQETVRYTAVVMFTVIFFLAFFYALDLGISAIIDLM; this is translated from the coding sequence ATGGCAAATGATAAGAACTTCTTGCAGAATGTTGTCAGCGAAATGAAGAAAGTAAGCTGGCCGACTGGTCAGGAGACGGTACGCTATACTGCGGTCGTCATGTTCACAGTGATATTCTTTCTGGCGTTTTTCTATGCGCTGGACCTGGGTATCTCCGCAATCATAGACTTAATGTAA
- the rpmG gene encoding 50S ribosomal protein L33, with the protein MKVALLCTECGSRNYTTESEHKERLVLKKYCRTCNRHTTHKSSI; encoded by the coding sequence ATGAAAGTGGCATTGTTATGCACTGAATGCGGGTCGCGCAACTACACGACTGAAAGCGAGCATAAAGAGCGGCTTGTGCTCAAGAAATACTGCAGGACATGCAACCGGCATACGACTCATAAGAGTTCCATCTGA
- a CDS encoding RNA polymerase sigma factor, translated as MYQIATFHFFVREDSDDELDALAFRVRAGDMEAFDLIDARLRPQVHRMSYRYMNDFHDREDVEQEMMEQALRLCSRYQHDRGRYRHYLFRTLHLEMRSRRKRDMRAYRVLVPPGDKGIVEPAEPEEKVVNPINIMVKEEQLQYLMHKRGICSPLERKVLQHLEKGHGISDVCRELALDRRSVLNTLHRIRRKKERLAMLEESGGPFDNMA; from the coding sequence ATGTACCAGATTGCCACGTTTCATTTTTTTGTCAGGGAAGATTCCGATGATGAACTGGATGCATTGGCGTTCAGGGTCCGTGCGGGGGATATGGAGGCCTTCGATCTGATCGATGCCAGACTGAGGCCGCAGGTCCACCGTATGAGCTATCGGTATATGAATGATTTCCATGATCGTGAAGATGTCGAGCAGGAGATGATGGAACAGGCGCTCAGGCTGTGCAGCCGCTATCAGCATGACAGGGGGAGGTACCGCCATTATCTGTTCCGCACGCTGCATCTTGAAATGCGCTCGCGCAGGAAGCGGGACATGAGGGCGTACAGGGTGCTTGTGCCGCCGGGGGACAAAGGTATAGTGGAACCGGCCGAACCGGAGGAGAAGGTGGTCAACCCCATCAACATCATGGTGAAGGAGGAGCAGCTCCAGTATCTCATGCATAAGCGGGGGATCTGCTCTCCGCTTGAAAGGAAGGTGCTCCAGCACCTCGAAAAGGGCCATGGCATCAGCGATGTCTGCAGGGAGCTCGCCCTCGACAGAAGAAGCGTACTGAACACCCTGCACCGCATCAGGCGAAAAAAGGAGCGTCTCGCCATGCTGGAGGAGTCCGGGGGGCCGTTTGACAACATGGCCTGA
- a CDS encoding NYN domain-containing protein — protein MKRKKRRILIVDGYNLIGADQELHRESLHSLEMPREKILAALAEYQSVANYEIICVFDAYEVRSKESIIDYHGVTVVYTKEKETADEYIERFVHDHYHPHLCEISVVTSDLTEQNAIFALGAYRIPSREMWVNLAEAEKNISRKIDTINEKMPRQKLDIRDDVQAKLEKWRRGRF, from the coding sequence ATGAAGCGGAAGAAAAGGCGCATCCTGATTGTGGATGGCTATAATCTGATTGGTGCGGATCAGGAACTGCATAGGGAGTCCCTCCATTCGCTCGAGATGCCCAGAGAGAAGATACTGGCAGCCTTGGCTGAATACCAGTCGGTTGCGAACTACGAGATCATCTGCGTATTCGATGCCTACGAAGTGCGCTCGAAAGAGAGCATCATTGATTATCATGGTGTCACTGTAGTGTATACGAAGGAGAAGGAGACGGCTGATGAGTATATTGAGCGCTTCGTCCACGACCACTATCATCCCCACCTATGTGAAATCAGTGTGGTGACGAGCGACCTGACTGAACAGAATGCAATATTTGCGCTCGGTGCCTACAGGATCCCCTCACGGGAGATGTGGGTGAACCTGGCGGAAGCCGAAAAGAATATCAGCAGGAAAATAGATACGATTAATGAAAAAATGCCAAGGCAGAAACTGGATATCCGCGATGATGTCCAGGCGAAACTTGAAAAATGGCGCCGGGGGCGATTCTAG
- the rlmB gene encoding 23S rRNA (guanosine(2251)-2'-O)-methyltransferase RlmB: MSDSVIAGRHAVREALMGDADINKVFIQDSVNKGQIKDILDIARKKKVVVQTVPKSKLDGLTDERHQGVVALGSPHDYMPLETLMGRIEGKRANLVILDGLEDPHNLGSILRTCDATGFDGVIIPNRRSVQLTDTVAKTSTGAIEHVPVVRVTNINQTIDKLKEKGFWIAGSDGKGTMDYREMAADVNTALVIGSEGKGISRKTLEKCDFVVQIPMVGHITSLNASVSAALLMYEVFRKQNDVRRG; the protein is encoded by the coding sequence ATGAGTGATTCAGTGATAGCGGGGCGCCATGCAGTGCGTGAGGCGCTCATGGGGGATGCAGACATCAACAAGGTGTTCATCCAGGACTCCGTAAACAAGGGACAGATCAAGGATATACTTGATATCGCAAGAAAAAAGAAGGTGGTCGTCCAGACGGTCCCCAAATCGAAGCTTGATGGGCTGACTGATGAACGGCATCAGGGTGTAGTGGCCCTCGGCAGTCCGCACGACTATATGCCGCTTGAAACATTGATGGGAAGGATCGAGGGGAAGCGTGCGAACCTGGTCATACTTGATGGCCTGGAGGACCCGCACAACCTTGGATCCATCCTCAGGACCTGTGATGCGACCGGATTTGATGGTGTCATCATTCCGAACCGCCGCTCCGTACAGCTGACGGATACGGTCGCCAAGACGTCCACAGGGGCGATAGAACATGTGCCGGTCGTCCGCGTGACGAACATCAACCAGACCATCGACAAGCTGAAGGAGAAGGGATTCTGGATTGCGGGCAGTGACGGCAAGGGTACGATGGATTACCGGGAAATGGCGGCAGATGTCAATACAGCGCTTGTGATAGGAAGCGAAGGTAAAGGGATCAGCAGAAAGACGCTGGAGAAATGTGATTTTGTCGTACAGATTCCGATGGTGGGCCACATCACCAGCCTCAACGCCTCGGTATCGGCCGCACTGCTGATGTATGAAGTGTTCCGCAAGCAGAACGACGTCAGGCGTGGATGA
- a CDS encoding Mini-ribonuclease 3 produces MGEHNTDGMQPLSLAFVGDAVYSVYVRTHLLVESPHLKPDAIHQAANRMVKASAQAEALDHLRKHVLTEEEWDIARKARNKSSATRAKNASIKDYRNASGLEALIGHLHLKGEKARLDELMHIILESGRDRDE; encoded by the coding sequence GTGGGTGAGCATAATACCGACGGTATGCAGCCCCTGTCCCTCGCCTTTGTCGGAGATGCAGTGTACTCCGTCTATGTGCGGACCCATCTCCTGGTCGAAAGCCCCCATCTGAAACCGGATGCCATCCATCAGGCGGCCAACCGGATGGTGAAGGCGAGTGCCCAGGCAGAAGCCCTGGACCATCTGCGCAAGCATGTCCTGACGGAGGAAGAGTGGGATATTGCGCGGAAGGCACGCAATAAGTCGAGTGCAACACGGGCAAAAAACGCATCGATCAAGGATTACAGGAATGCTTCGGGACTGGAGGCGCTGATCGGCCACCTCCATTTGAAGGGGGAGAAGGCGAGGCTTGATGAATTGATGCATATCATATTGGAATCAGGGAGGGATAGAGATGAGTGA